GCTGGATCATTTTCTCTAGTGCCGAATCGCGCAAACGCTGAAAGTAAACCGTGGAACTAACCGGTTAGCTCAAGCAACCGTTACGGCGCAAAAGGCAAGGTAAAATGAAATCGGGTGCCGGGGCCTCCATCGAGTTCTACCCAGAGCTCGCCGCCATTTGCTTCGATCAATGCCCGGCTGATCGCAAGCCCCATTCCGATACCGGTTTGCTTGGTGGTAAAGAAGGGTTCGAATACGCGCTTCGCCATGGCCTGATCAAGACCGGACCCGTTATCTTGCACAATAACCAGCGCCCTTTTTTTATCATTCATGACTTGCATCTGGGTAATGACCGTCAAAATGGGTGAATCGACGGCTCGCATGGCTTCTGCGGCATTTCTGAAAAGATTCACAAGAACTTTATGCACTTGTGTGCGATTGCACTGAACAGCGGGAAGGTCCTTTTCCAGCTTCAATCGCGCGCGGAATTTCCCGGAACCGTCGTTGACAACAGCGTCCAGCGCCTCACATATCACATCATTCAGATCCAAGGGCTCGGCTGCCAGTTCGCTTTTTTGCAAAAACGCAATCAATTCGTGCAAGCCGCGGCCGGCGCGCTGCGTTTGCTCCACACAACCCTGTAGCGCATTCTTCAGACGCTTCACATCAAAACTATCGTTTCGTAATGTTTGCAGCACTACTTCACTATATGCGGATATCGCGGTCAGCGGCTGATTGAGTTCATGCGCAATAGCCGCAGCCGTGCGCGCGGCCGATTGTTGTTCAAGAATCTTTTCCGCCTCATTGCACGGCATCCGCAATTTTTCCGGAAAAATTTTCTGCTCCGTCACATCCCGGGCAACGCTCACCAGCCGGTTTGCGCTGCCAGCTTCAAAATAGACCCGTCCCGCAACAGCAATCCAGCGTTCAGTTTTTTCCAGCGGGTCAATCACACGATATTCCGCCTTGTACTCGCCATGACTGGCCGGATTCATCGCATAATCCAAAGCCGCTTGCCGATCGGCACGATCCGCGGGGTGTATCATGGCGACAAATCCTTCGTAACTGATGACCTCCCCAGGATAACCGCCCCAGAATTCACGCATTTGTTTATCCCAGTAAACGACACCGCGTTTGAAGTCATAGTCGAAAATGCCGAAACCTGTGGCCTGTTTCGCCAGGCGTAAACATTCTTCGCGCACCCGCAATGTATCTTCGACTTTCAGTCGTTGCCGGGAAACTGTGAATGTGAATAAAACATACAGTTGTTGCTGCACTTCTATCGGACTGAAACTCATATCCAGCAGCATTTCCTGACCGGAACAACTGCATGCCATGATTTCGTTGCCGGTTCCCATTGGAAGCATGGCCGGCTTGTCAAAAAAAAGCGTTTGATAATAGCGGTATTGCTTCCGGTAGCGCGGCGTTATCAGCATTTCAACCGACAAACCGGTGACCTCATCCTCGTTGTAGCCGAACAACTGCTGCGCTGCCGGGTTCATCAGCACGATATGTCCGGTATTTTCGATCAGCACCATTGGGTCCGCTAGGGCATCGAATAATGTTGCGAAACTTAAATTTTTTATTGCTTCAATCACATTATGTGTCCGCATAAAGTGAATATTTTGTTATAAAAAAGATTTAAGTTCAACTTTGATTTCTGTTCATTAATTTCCCAAATATAAGGGCTTAACCTTATGTGATTATTGATACGTGCTTACGCGTATGTTGCATTCTTTATTATGTAAGTAATATTTTCCAGGGCAACAAGTTTTTTAAATACTTCATTGAAATTAAATAGGGAGAGGAAAAAAGAATGACCTGGAAAAATGCACGACGTGCCCGTTGGATGGCTTTGGCCATTACTGGGTCACTGTTAAGCGGCAACCACACATACGCTGCGGAAGCGGAAAAAGCGGAGACCGACAAGACAAAAAAACCGTCTGTTGTCGTTCAGAATAAAACTGCGCCAGCTAACGGAAAGAATGGCGCACCTTTCAGCGCACTGGGAACACCGGGAAGCACGCGTTTCGACTTTGACAATCTGACCAAGCTGATGGAAGAGCATAAAACGCCGCTTGCTGCGATGATGCCGGATTGGCTCAATGTCGCGATCGAACACCGCACCCGTTATGACGTATACGATCACGGTTTCACCAGAGCTATTCCGGGATTCAACGATCAGGTTCATCAACGCACCCGTTTCTTGTTCGAGGTCAAGAATATCATCGATCCGCTCAAGTTCACGCTGGAATTGACCGATATGCGCGCCCCGTTGGCCAATTTCGGCCAAGAGCATAACCCGAATATCGCCGATCATTTTGACTTTACCCAACTGCACCTCGGTGTGCACGACAAGAATTTTCTCGGTACAGGCTATGCGGCTAAATTCGAGGTAGGCCGCTTCATGATGGACCTGGGTGAAGCCCGTCTGGTCGGGGGACATCGTTGGGGAACCTTATCGCCTGCGTTCGACGGTTTGCACTTCATGATGGGCAATACCGATGAAAAATGGAGTTTGCGCGTGTTTGGCGCCCGGCCGGTGCAGCGGGTGACAACATCGCTCAACTGGAACACCCCCGAAACCTACTTCTCCGGTGCTTACGTCACCAACCGCGATTTGCGCTGGGCTCACTTCGACGGCTATTTCCTGCAATTGAACGAAAGCGATCATCTCAGACAGCGCAACTTATCGACCACCGGCTTCCGGCTGTTCGCCAAGCCCGCGAAAGGCAGCATGGATTATGAAATTGAATCCATGTATCAGTTCGGCGATACGCGCGATAAAAGCCTGTTCGCCCACCGTCATCACGGCGAAGTCGGATACAGTTTCAATACGGCGATGCCGCTACGCGCCGTTTACCTGTTCGACTTCGCGTCGGGAGACCGCGATCCGGACAAAAATTTCGACATCCTGTACGCAAAACGCCGGGTCGAGTATGGTCCGACCGGTATGTTCGGCCCGTTCTTCCCGTCCAACCTGCTGTCGCCCGTCGGCTTCCGCGCCACACTCGTTCCCATACCTAACGTGCGCTTGATGATGTCGCATCGCGCGTATTGGCTGGCGGATAAACGCGGTGCATTCGTTGGCAGCGGCTTGCAAGACCCGACCGGCCGCGCCGGCGGCTTTCTGGGCAACATGCTGGATATCAGCCTAGGCTGGGATCCGCAGTGGAGTTATTTGAAACGGATGAGTTTCGACTTTGGTTACAGCCATCTGTTCAAGGGCGATTACTTCGACAAGGTGCCATTCAGCCCCGGTATGAAGGACACCAATTACGGGTACACCATGGTGACTTTCAAGTTTTAACTTTCATAATCATCCAAAGACAAGACGACTCCTTAAATCGGTTTTAAGGAGTCGTTGATAATCTAACGAAGAAAAAATCCATCCTTGCAATGCACACAGACGAATACCCACCCCCTCGTTTTCGCTCTCGCATTAGACCACGCCGGTTATAGGAATCTTACCGCTACGCGAATTATGGAACTATGATTGATTAGGGCGGTTCTGAAAAAGACAGCCTCAAAGCAGCACGGCCGAGTGTAGTAGTTCTTCAGAGCTTTCCCAGCTCATCATTCAAGATGATCTGCCGCGATCGCTGAAAAAAAGCCACGTTGCTTGAAATTACATTCCGTCTTGTTATCGAGTTACGCGCTATGGCCCTTACTACCGATGATCCCGACATTGCTTCCGCGTCAATCTCCTCGACGCTCTCCGGCCTTGATGTGAATCCCGCGGAAGGCCTGTCATCGGCTGCGGTAGTCAATCGCCGGAAAGAATACGGTTATAACGAAGTCGTTGAGCAGAAAGATCATCCGGTTCTGATGTTTCTCCGCAAATTCTGGGGTGTTTCAGCTTGGATGCTGGAATCGATCATGATTTTGTCGCTGATTCTAGGCAAGTATTCGGATCTGGTTGTCGTTAGCGCCCTGCTGGTCATCAATGCCGTATTGAGCTTCTTACTGGAGCGCCGTACTGCCGGCGTCGTTGCAGCCTTGCGGCAGCGCTTGCAGGTCAGCACCCGGGTGCTGCGCACAGGCAACTGGCAGGTTTGTCCTGCGCGTGAGCTGGTTCCAGGCGATATTGTCCGCATGCGTCCCGGCGACATCATTCCGGCGGATATCAAACTTCTCTCCGGAACATTGAGCATCGACCAGTCGGCTTTAACCGGTGAATCGCAGAATATCGACAAGGCTCAGGGTGAAGTCGTGACATCCGGGGCTATCGTCCGTTACGGCGAGGGCAACGGCGTAGTCATCCTGACCGGAGCCAGAACCTACTTTGGCCGCACCACGGAATTGGTGCAGCAAGCACAATCAAAGCTTCATATCGAAACCGTCATAGCCAAAATAGTCCGGTGGCTTTTCGTAATTATTGCTGCAGTGCTCATGCTGGTATTCGGCCTGTCGTTGATCCGCGATGCGCCCCTAATCGAAATCATTCCGCTCATGCTCGTCCTGTTAATGAGCGCGATACCGGTTGCCTTGCCCGTCATGTTCACGGTCAGCATGGCCATCGGAGCGAAGGAACTGGAAAAACACGGTGTGCTGGTAACTCGTCTCAGTGCAGCCGAAGATGCGGCCACGATGACTGTACTCTGTGTCGACAAAACAGGCACTATCACAATGAATCAACTGGCCATCACCGGCGTTATTCCCTGGCAAGCAGCAACGGAATCCGGCGTATTATTTGCCGGTACGCTCGCTTCGCAAGAAGCTAACCAGGATCCGATCGATTTGGCATTTCTGGCCGAAGCGAAGAAACAGCGGATTGTTGATCGCATGCCCCCGGTTACACCGGTTTCCTTCATTCCTTTCGATGCCGCGACCAAGCGGACGGAAGCCGTCATAGAACAGAACGGGCAACAGTTCCGTGCGATGAAAGGCGCAGTGCGAACCATTGCACAAGCCTGCAAGCTGCGCCCGGAAGAAATCGCAGCACTGGAAACCCGTGTCGCGGAATCCGCCCGCATGGGATTCCGCACACTAGCCGTGGCTTATGGCCCGGTGACGGCGACACCGATTTTGACCGGATTGGTCACTCTGTACGACCCGCCACGCCCGGACGCCCGGCAACTCATCGCTACACTGCGTGATCTCGGTGTCTCGGTGAAAATGCTCACCGGCGACGCGCTGGCAGTGGCAGGAGAAATCGCGCGCGGAATCGGACTTGCCAACATCCGGCGCGTAACCGACTTGAGAACCGCAGACACCCAAACCGATAACAAAGAAGCGGCCGATCTATTAGCGCACACCGGCGGTTTTGCCGAGGTTCTTCCGGAAGATAAATATCGGGTGGTGCAATGTCTGCAAGCTGCCGGGCATGTGACCGGAATGACGGGAGACGGCGTAAACGATGCGCCTGCGCTACGCCAAGCCGAGGTCGGCATTGCGGTCAGCACGGCAACCGACGTGGCCAAGCAAGCCGCCAGTGTGATATTGACCGAACCCGGCCTGACCAATATCGTCGCATTGATCGAACAGGGCCGCATGATCTACCAGCGCGTTCTGACGTGGATCATCAACAAGATCAGCCGGACGATCCTGAAAGCCGCCTTCGTGGCCGTGGCGTTCGTGGTAACCGGAAAATTCGTCATTTCCGCTTTTGCCATGTTATTGCTGGTATTTCTAATGGATTTTGCGAAGATCGCGCTGGCTACCGATGATGTGCGCCCGTCCAGGCAACCGGAAACATGGAAGATTGGAGGATCTATCACATTAGCAGTAGTGCTGGGCATCGCCATGGCGATCGAGTCGCTTTTGCTGCTGTGGTTTGGCTGGATGCATCTCGGCTTGGCGGATAACGATAATGCCCTGCATACCTTCAGTTTTCTGACGTTGTTCTACTTTGCCGTTTTTTCTATTGTGTCGGCGCGGGAGCGTCATTTTTTCTGGGCTACCATGCCCAACAGGATGCTCCTCATAGCCTTGGTCTCGGTTACTTGCATCGGTACCGCGCTGACATTCTTGCAGTTACCCGGACTCGAGGCGCTGCCGTGGCAACAGACGCTCGCAATTTTCGCCTATGCGATGGGCTCTTGTCTGGCAGTTAACGATGTCATAAAAGTAGCGCTGATCAAATGGCTGCCACCTTCTGCGGCGACTTAATCTGCTTTCCCAGCTTGACTTGTCGAGAATGCGACGGAACGCGTTTAAGGAAGCGGTGAATTCAATTGATTTGCACACTCATCAATATCCGTGGTGATTTTAATCCGGAAAATTCAGCACCCCCCCGATTTCCCTGAGAATCCAACCAAAACCCGCCCTTTTCATCTTAAAACCACAAATTCAAAAAGCGAATAAGCGTTGTGCTTATTTTGCAAACTGCTTTCGTAATCATCCAAAGATTTAAACCTCTTTGTAACATCAATCAGCTTACATATTGATTTCGATTGGTTTGTGACAAATGTCACACTGAAAGAATAACCCTGGACCATAAAATGACAACTATCACATTACCGATTTGCTGAGCATCAACGAGCCAGGCTCTGGGGAAAGAAATCGCTGCTCACAATAAACGAGCAGCGGTGAAACCGGCAAGGAATACTGCGCAGCCAATCGGGACATGATGAAACAGACAAGCTTTGCAGTGGTTACTTTCCTGCATCTCAAATGATCTGTTTCAGGTATGAAAATTTTGATCTTCGCTAAGGAGCTCCATATGAACGAAACAACGATTATCGACTGCAAGGATAAACACTGCATCATCGGCGCCGGCCCGTCCGGACTTGCACAGGCGCGTGCGCTTCTGGCGTTGGATTTGCCATTTGACGTTTTTGAACGCCATCAGAATATTGGCGGGCTTTGGGATATTGAAAATCCCGGCACACCGGTCTATGAACACACGCACTTTGTCTCATCGAGAACGGAATCCGGATTTATGGGCGTTCCTTTCCCGCCGGGTGCTGATTTTCCCAGACGCGACGAGATCCTTGCTTATTTGCATAAATTCGCTGATGCCTATGACCTGAAAAAATACATTTATTTTTCCAGTGAGGTCGAGAAGGTTGAGCCCAAAGATGGCTACTGGCTGGTCAAGGTTAACAATCAAACACGCATTTACCGCAGCGTTATTTGTGCATCGGGTATGCATTGGAATCCCAATTACCCGGAGATTCCGGGAACATTCACCGGTTGGCAGCGCCATTCCAAAGACTACTTCAGTTCGGACGAATTCAAGAATCAGCGCGTTTTGATCGTTGGCGCCGGCAATTCGGGCTGCGATATCGCCACCGAAGCGGCGCGAAATGCTAAAGCCGCCTATATCAGCATGCGCCGGGGTTATCACTTTCTCCCCAAAGTCATTTTCGGAAAACCGGCGGATATTTACGAACGGGAAAACGAGTGGATGCCTTTCAGGTTCAGACAATGGGTATTCGGCCATATGCTGACCGTGCTGCTGGGCGATCTCACCCGTTATGGTCTGCAAAAACCGCAGCATCGCGTGATGGAAACGCAGCCGATTCTTAACTCTGAAATTCTTTCCTGCTTTGCCCATGGCGATTTGCTCGCCAAACCCGATATTCAAAAATTCGACGGATCGACGGTTCATTTCGTCGACGGATCCTCGGTCGAAGTCGATCAAATTGTTTTTGCGACAGGCTACCAAGCTTCGTTTCCTTACCTCGATCCAGAGCATATCGAATGGGCCGGACATGGCGTCGACCATTTCATGACGTGCTTCTCGCGCAAGCATCCGAACCTATTCACGCTCGGATTTTATGAAGGCAATGCCGCCGTTTTCCCTCATCTCGAGCTATTCGCGTCGATGGTGGCGCGCTATCTCTACAGCCAGGAGCAAAAAACCGGACAAGACCAAGCGCTGCTTGAGATCGCCAGGAACGAACGCGGCGATTTGCGCGGACCGATCCATATGATCGACTCTCCCCGGCATGCCTCGTATTGCGATTGGCTGACATTCCGTAAACGTGTGCGCAAGCTGTACCGGCAATTGGGCTGGCCCATGCCCGTTGCAGAGGATTT
The nucleotide sequence above comes from Gammaproteobacteria bacterium. Encoded proteins:
- a CDS encoding PAS domain S-box protein produces the protein MRTHNVIEAIKNLSFATLFDALADPMVLIENTGHIVLMNPAAQQLFGYNEDEVTGLSVEMLITPRYRKQYRYYQTLFFDKPAMLPMGTGNEIMACSCSGQEMLLDMSFSPIEVQQQLYVLFTFTVSRQRLKVEDTLRVREECLRLAKQATGFGIFDYDFKRGVVYWDKQMREFWGGYPGEVISYEGFVAMIHPADRADRQAALDYAMNPASHGEYKAEYRVIDPLEKTERWIAVAGRVYFEAGSANRLVSVARDVTEQKIFPEKLRMPCNEAEKILEQQSAARTAAAIAHELNQPLTAISAYSEVVLQTLRNDSFDVKRLKNALQGCVEQTQRAGRGLHELIAFLQKSELAAEPLDLNDVICEALDAVVNDGSGKFRARLKLEKDLPAVQCNRTQVHKVLVNLFRNAAEAMRAVDSPILTVITQMQVMNDKKRALVIVQDNGSGLDQAMAKRVFEPFFTTKQTGIGMGLAISRALIEANGGELWVELDGGPGTRFHFTLPFAP
- a CDS encoding alginate export family protein; the encoded protein is MTWKNARRARWMALAITGSLLSGNHTYAAEAEKAETDKTKKPSVVVQNKTAPANGKNGAPFSALGTPGSTRFDFDNLTKLMEEHKTPLAAMMPDWLNVAIEHRTRYDVYDHGFTRAIPGFNDQVHQRTRFLFEVKNIIDPLKFTLELTDMRAPLANFGQEHNPNIADHFDFTQLHLGVHDKNFLGTGYAAKFEVGRFMMDLGEARLVGGHRWGTLSPAFDGLHFMMGNTDEKWSLRVFGARPVQRVTTSLNWNTPETYFSGAYVTNRDLRWAHFDGYFLQLNESDHLRQRNLSTTGFRLFAKPAKGSMDYEIESMYQFGDTRDKSLFAHRHHGEVGYSFNTAMPLRAVYLFDFASGDRDPDKNFDILYAKRRVEYGPTGMFGPFFPSNLLSPVGFRATLVPIPNVRLMMSHRAYWLADKRGAFVGSGLQDPTGRAGGFLGNMLDISLGWDPQWSYLKRMSFDFGYSHLFKGDYFDKVPFSPGMKDTNYGYTMVTFKF
- a CDS encoding plasma-membrane proton-efflux P-type ATPase, with protein sequence MALTTDDPDIASASISSTLSGLDVNPAEGLSSAAVVNRRKEYGYNEVVEQKDHPVLMFLRKFWGVSAWMLESIMILSLILGKYSDLVVVSALLVINAVLSFLLERRTAGVVAALRQRLQVSTRVLRTGNWQVCPARELVPGDIVRMRPGDIIPADIKLLSGTLSIDQSALTGESQNIDKAQGEVVTSGAIVRYGEGNGVVILTGARTYFGRTTELVQQAQSKLHIETVIAKIVRWLFVIIAAVLMLVFGLSLIRDAPLIEIIPLMLVLLMSAIPVALPVMFTVSMAIGAKELEKHGVLVTRLSAAEDAATMTVLCVDKTGTITMNQLAITGVIPWQAATESGVLFAGTLASQEANQDPIDLAFLAEAKKQRIVDRMPPVTPVSFIPFDAATKRTEAVIEQNGQQFRAMKGAVRTIAQACKLRPEEIAALETRVAESARMGFRTLAVAYGPVTATPILTGLVTLYDPPRPDARQLIATLRDLGVSVKMLTGDALAVAGEIARGIGLANIRRVTDLRTADTQTDNKEAADLLAHTGGFAEVLPEDKYRVVQCLQAAGHVTGMTGDGVNDAPALRQAEVGIAVSTATDVAKQAASVILTEPGLTNIVALIEQGRMIYQRVLTWIINKISRTILKAAFVAVAFVVTGKFVISAFAMLLLVFLMDFAKIALATDDVRPSRQPETWKIGGSITLAVVLGIAMAIESLLLLWFGWMHLGLADNDNALHTFSFLTLFYFAVFSIVSARERHFFWATMPNRMLLIALVSVTCIGTALTFLQLPGLEALPWQQTLAIFAYAMGSCLAVNDVIKVALIKWLPPSAAT
- a CDS encoding NAD(P)-binding domain-containing protein, yielding MNETTIIDCKDKHCIIGAGPSGLAQARALLALDLPFDVFERHQNIGGLWDIENPGTPVYEHTHFVSSRTESGFMGVPFPPGADFPRRDEILAYLHKFADAYDLKKYIYFSSEVEKVEPKDGYWLVKVNNQTRIYRSVICASGMHWNPNYPEIPGTFTGWQRHSKDYFSSDEFKNQRVLIVGAGNSGCDIATEAARNAKAAYISMRRGYHFLPKVIFGKPADIYERENEWMPFRFRQWVFGHMLTVLLGDLTRYGLQKPQHRVMETQPILNSEILSCFAHGDLLAKPDIQKFDGSTVHFVDGSSVEVDQIVFATGYQASFPYLDPEHIEWAGHGVDHFMTCFSRKHPNLFTLGFYEGNAAVFPHLELFASMVARYLYSQEQKTGQDQALLEIARNERGDLRGPIHMIDSPRHASYCDWLTFRKRVRKLYRQLGWPMPVAEDFAMLKTNPDVQMQVAARHA